The following proteins are co-located in the Fibrobacter sp. genome:
- a CDS encoding glycosyltransferase, whose product MPQNTSDNTLISVIVVNYKVPECLKEMIRSIKNASLSDRTEIIVVDNASNDGSFELITSEFSEVKWVQLKNNIGFGKACNIGAKNARGEFLLLINPDTVIAENTLSVAVEFMNSNPDAGIMGPKILNPDGSLQPGCRRSFPTPQNAFYRFSGLSKLFPKSPRFGKYNLTFLDQDQTTKVDAVSGSFMFIRRAQFVSIGGFDEQFFMYGEDLDLCWRMRESGYSVWYNPETQIIHHKGKSSAINIIRSRFAFYEAMLIFTRKYRHKRGGYFPEWLIVFGILFQATLNIGATLLSFFTPVLIDLAIINLTLIAGISLRFSDTLLFYSSHPYHAFIVHLLLSISFLFLFAYNGIYSKSKYSISNALLSGLLASLTFFASVYFIQSVAFSRIAFGIVSLATTILLVSWREIIPKVIKFKQLVFSPDQILIVGNGPVASLLIRQVEEMKSGKIKGILWTENGTWPGEYEGYQVLGSISNLPNAIKASKADTLLIATDLPWYSSVIEILSRKKFKNLTIRWVPHEVFEQQNDILHSEIKLNTFSV is encoded by the coding sequence TTGCCTCAAAATACGTCTGACAACACCCTGATTTCGGTCATAGTAGTCAATTACAAGGTTCCTGAATGCCTCAAGGAGATGATACGTTCCATCAAAAACGCTTCTCTCTCTGACCGTACCGAAATCATTGTCGTTGACAATGCTTCCAATGATGGATCTTTTGAGCTTATTACTTCCGAGTTCAGCGAGGTTAAATGGGTACAGCTCAAGAATAATATCGGATTTGGTAAAGCATGCAATATCGGGGCAAAGAATGCCAGAGGTGAGTTCCTGCTTCTGATCAACCCTGATACGGTAATAGCAGAGAACACTCTGTCTGTAGCTGTGGAATTTATGAATTCAAATCCCGATGCAGGCATAATGGGTCCGAAAATTCTCAACCCTGATGGTTCGCTTCAGCCTGGCTGCCGAAGAAGTTTCCCTACCCCTCAGAATGCTTTTTACCGATTTTCCGGCCTGAGCAAACTCTTTCCGAAAAGTCCCCGTTTCGGGAAATACAATCTTACCTTTCTCGATCAGGATCAGACAACAAAAGTAGATGCTGTATCAGGATCTTTCATGTTTATCCGACGAGCGCAATTCGTTTCGATCGGCGGTTTTGATGAACAGTTTTTCATGTATGGTGAAGACCTGGATCTTTGCTGGCGAATGAGAGAAAGCGGTTACTCGGTATGGTACAACCCCGAGACACAGATCATTCATCACAAGGGAAAAAGTTCGGCCATAAATATTATTCGATCGAGATTTGCCTTCTACGAGGCAATGCTGATATTTACACGAAAGTACCGTCATAAACGTGGCGGTTATTTTCCGGAATGGCTGATAGTTTTCGGCATACTCTTTCAGGCTACTCTGAATATCGGAGCAACTCTGTTGAGTTTTTTTACTCCCGTTCTGATCGATCTCGCCATAATCAATCTCACTCTTATTGCCGGAATCTCTCTGCGCTTTTCCGATACTCTGCTTTTCTACTCCAGTCACCCTTATCATGCATTTATTGTACACCTGCTACTCTCAATCAGCTTCCTTTTCCTTTTTGCTTACAATGGTATCTACTCAAAAAGTAAATACTCGATATCAAACGCTCTGCTCTCGGGGCTTCTCGCTTCTCTGACTTTCTTCGCCAGTGTTTATTTCATCCAATCTGTTGCCTTCTCCAGAATCGCCTTTGGGATCGTCTCACTCGCAACTACTATCCTGCTTGTCAGTTGGAGAGAGATAATCCCCAAAGTAATAAAATTCAAGCAACTGGTTTTTTCTCCCGATCAAATCCTGATCGTGGGAAACGGCCCGGTTGCCTCCCTGCTTATCAGGCAGGTTGAAGAGATGAAAAGCGGAAAAATAAAGGGAATTCTCTGGACCGAAAATGGTACCTGGCCTGGTGAATACGAAGGATATCAGGTTCTCGGCTCAATTTCAAACTTACCCAATGCGATAAAAGCCTCTAAAGCAGACACTCTCCTGATTGCAACAGACTTGCCCTGGTACTCCAGCGTTATCGAAATACTCTCCAGGAAAAAATTTAAAAATCTCACAATCCGCTGGGTTCCTCATGAGGTCTTTGAACAACAGAACGACATTCTGCACTCTGAAATAAAACTGAATACCTTCTCAGTTTAA
- a CDS encoding DUF2341 domain-containing protein — protein sequence MRILITLTALLLLSCSGINNLAGAGGSSETQNGFTVLALLPDGKPAREALVRVRPADYFARTGGVIEDVYSVIDTATDSSGYLTIDSLENGEYYVEINDTQSCAGLFSFTAGADSGSGTDTITLNPYARVSGKIEPSDQYLRYVQVEGMERIVTVLQDGSYHFDDLPEGIYTFRIISEDPQELPLLIDSVKAESGEINVVGYRFSRAIILNTTAEGSDVAEDVISFPVLIRLGGELPVPEDSAVCFTKGDGTPLAHQVESWDQAGGTAVVWVKVDTVKGNDTTLLYMHYGSGSSSYRSGVAEVFDADQFAGVWHLSEVSGNGQDQYKDATSHGRNGSGLNMATGRLSAGIIGSCQEFNGVDGFIQIPGLLDQPASLTISAWINSADSVGEIISIGDNAGIRFSSDSNWVDFYSYYSYGDATSWLPISARVETPESQWHFVAIVIDSDAGQVFLYIDGVLKSQAEMLDALVYNKVGSDTYIGQAFRESCNFEGLIDEVRVCSRARDGAWLKLCFENQRLDQRLVNY from the coding sequence ATGAGAATACTGATCACTTTAACAGCCTTGCTCCTCCTCTCCTGCTCAGGCATCAATAATCTGGCTGGCGCAGGGGGATCATCTGAGACTCAGAATGGATTCACTGTTCTGGCCCTTCTGCCCGATGGCAAACCTGCCAGAGAAGCCCTTGTGAGAGTGCGTCCTGCTGATTATTTCGCCCGCACTGGTGGAGTGATTGAGGATGTCTATTCTGTTATCGACACTGCTACCGACAGCTCCGGGTATTTGACAATAGACAGCCTGGAGAACGGTGAATACTATGTGGAAATAAATGACACCCAGTCCTGTGCCGGATTGTTCAGTTTTACTGCAGGTGCAGACAGCGGATCCGGGACTGACACTATCACTCTTAATCCTTATGCACGTGTAAGCGGAAAGATAGAGCCGTCGGATCAGTACCTCAGATATGTGCAGGTTGAGGGGATGGAGAGGATAGTGACTGTTTTGCAGGACGGGTCGTATCATTTCGATGACCTGCCGGAAGGCATCTATACATTCCGGATAATTTCCGAAGACCCTCAGGAACTGCCTCTGCTTATTGACAGTGTTAAAGCCGAAAGCGGTGAGATAAATGTTGTCGGCTACCGCTTCTCAAGAGCGATCATACTGAATACAACCGCTGAAGGCAGTGATGTGGCTGAGGATGTAATTTCGTTCCCGGTGTTGATCCGGCTGGGGGGTGAATTACCGGTTCCGGAAGACAGTGCTGTCTGTTTTACAAAAGGTGATGGAACCCCGCTTGCACATCAGGTAGAGTCCTGGGATCAGGCGGGCGGCACAGCTGTTGTCTGGGTTAAAGTTGACACAGTAAAAGGGAATGATACTACCCTTTTGTACATGCACTATGGATCCGGTTCTTCCTCTTACAGGTCTGGGGTTGCTGAGGTTTTTGATGCGGATCAGTTCGCAGGTGTCTGGCACCTGAGCGAGGTATCCGGAAATGGACAGGATCAATATAAAGATGCAACATCTCACGGCCGGAACGGGAGCGGATTAAACATGGCAACGGGCAGATTATCAGCAGGTATAATCGGATCTTGCCAGGAATTCAACGGTGTCGACGGGTTCATACAGATACCGGGTCTCCTCGATCAACCCGCATCACTGACTATCAGCGCCTGGATCAACAGTGCCGACAGTGTGGGGGAGATCATATCCATAGGTGATAATGCCGGTATCCGGTTTTCAAGCGACAGCAACTGGGTTGATTTTTACAGTTACTATTCCTATGGTGATGCAACAAGCTGGCTTCCGATCAGTGCCAGGGTTGAGACGCCTGAATCGCAGTGGCATTTTGTGGCTATAGTGATCGATTCTGATGCAGGTCAGGTCTTTCTCTACATCGATGGTGTGTTGAAGAGTCAGGCTGAAATGCTGGATGCGTTGGTTTACAATAAAGTCGGTTCAGATACATACATCGGACAGGCATTCAGGGAATCCTGCAATTTCGAGGGGCTTATAGATGAGGTGCGTGTGTGCAGCCGTGCAAGGGATGGGGCATGGCTGAAGTTATGCTTTGAGAATCAGCGCTTAGACCAGAGGCTTGTAAACTACTGA
- a CDS encoding TIGR02147 family protein: MQHVFTYIDYRDFLHDYYNERKREMPWFSLRVFGNKLGLNAAYLFRIMQKQEHLSLKKVPSIAAYFSFQPVEIEYFEALVGFARAKTDSEASIYFEKIMQLKGGVKSTCLDSLQYEYYKKWYYSAVLAVIGFFPVKNNYKQLSKAVFPQISTEEAKEAVELLEKLKLISRNEDGFFERTHLHISTGSQFKSLAVRKFQAEMIRLSEEAIERFPKEIRDISSLTLTMKSDTLDDIREILKQCRQAIISRVAEDEETDCAYQVNMQVFPVSDVQKRQEKT; this comes from the coding sequence ATGCAGCATGTCTTTACATACATAGACTACCGTGACTTCCTTCACGACTATTACAACGAACGGAAGCGGGAGATGCCGTGGTTTTCACTTCGTGTTTTCGGCAACAAACTGGGCCTCAACGCAGCTTACCTTTTCAGAATCATGCAGAAACAGGAACATCTTTCTCTGAAAAAGGTTCCCTCTATTGCTGCCTACTTCTCTTTCCAGCCCGTGGAAATAGAATACTTTGAGGCGCTTGTAGGATTTGCCAGGGCGAAGACCGACTCGGAAGCATCGATATATTTCGAGAAAATAATGCAGCTTAAGGGTGGAGTAAAATCCACCTGTCTCGATTCGCTTCAGTACGAGTACTATAAAAAATGGTACTACTCAGCAGTTCTGGCGGTAATCGGTTTTTTCCCTGTAAAGAACAATTACAAGCAGTTAAGCAAGGCCGTTTTTCCTCAGATCAGTACTGAAGAGGCAAAGGAAGCGGTGGAGCTTCTGGAGAAGCTGAAGCTTATAAGTCGCAATGAAGATGGCTTTTTTGAAAGAACCCATCTTCACATATCCACAGGCTCGCAGTTCAAGTCTCTTGCGGTCCGTAAGTTCCAGGCAGAGATGATTCGCCTTTCGGAGGAGGCGATCGAGCGTTTTCCTAAAGAGATCAGAGATATTTCTTCACTGACTCTTACGATGAAAAGTGATACACTTGATGATATAAGGGAGATACTCAAACAGTGTCGTCAGGCCATCATTTCCAGAGTTGCCGAGGATGAAGAGACTGACTGCGCCTATCAGGTCAACATGCAGGTTTTCCCGGTATCTGATGTGCAGAAAAGGCAGGAGAAGACATGA
- a CDS encoding polyprenol monophosphomannose synthase → MKPGEALIIIPTYNERENIVLLIPEIRKVFPEADILVVDDNSPDGTGQCVKEIAGSIKGVNLLERPKKEGLGKAYISGFKWALEHSYQLFFEMDADFSHDPKYLPDFLTAIQENDLVIGSRYKSGVNVVNWPMTRLLLSYYSNQLARIITGIPVRDSTGGFKCFRRSVIESLNLDKISSSGYSFQIEINYFAWKKGFRITEIPIIFYDRKRGVSKMSTRIVREALVLLWKLRLVSLFKKDY, encoded by the coding sequence ATGAAACCCGGCGAAGCATTAATTATAATCCCTACTTATAACGAACGGGAAAATATCGTTCTGTTGATACCCGAAATAAGAAAGGTTTTTCCAGAGGCCGATATTCTGGTTGTGGATGATAATTCGCCTGATGGAACCGGACAGTGTGTAAAGGAGATTGCAGGATCTATAAAGGGAGTCAATCTTCTCGAAAGACCGAAAAAAGAGGGGCTGGGTAAAGCATATATCAGTGGTTTTAAATGGGCTCTCGAACATAGTTATCAATTATTCTTTGAGATGGATGCAGATTTTTCCCATGATCCCAAATACCTGCCCGATTTCTTAACGGCGATTCAGGAAAATGATCTGGTGATAGGTTCCAGATATAAATCCGGTGTTAATGTAGTGAACTGGCCAATGACCAGACTGCTGTTAAGTTATTACTCCAATCAACTTGCCAGAATCATCACCGGGATTCCTGTCAGGGACAGTACCGGTGGGTTCAAATGTTTCCGAAGGAGTGTGATTGAGTCACTTAATCTGGACAAGATTTCCTCATCCGGCTACTCCTTCCAGATTGAAATCAACTATTTTGCCTGGAAAAAAGGCTTCCGTATCACAGAAATACCCATTATTTTCTATGACCGTAAACGCGGGGTATCCAAAATGAGTACCAGGATAGTAAGAGAAGCTCTGGTTCTGCTCTGGAAATTGCGTCTGGTTTCTTTATTCAAGAAGGATTACTGA
- a CDS encoding family 43 glycosylhydrolase, whose protein sequence is MRNPKCFPGRTVTVFYMIMAIALIPLPIKADNQLIPGNEGTSDPAPMVEGNKVYLYCTVDAIGNGDLSIYDITCYSTEDLYHWKYEGVVLTEKDIPWAAKIGNLWAPHCIKLGGKFHLYFPANDGRTFRIGHAVADSPTGPFVPDRNYMAGCGSDAIDPFVLLDTADGGTGKAYIGWDIVGRTPNQVYLKELNSTYSDAIGNSYDITQGLGSSTRYKEGIWIIKQNNLWYCILADWTGAVESITYSTSTSLFGPYTKRGTILNENTNSATIHAGVVHFLGKWVIFYHTGGNEFGGTINTGTKRVTGAEYFDFNKSGNPWTIPQLKKTYRGVGVPFSYDTIQIDRHSPSGISGARVSVVGGGEPRGWMVSNISNDGYIRYNEVDFSTTDKSSGNIMARVASVSSGGAIEVRAGSRTGTLLGTVQVPSTGGLTKWQTVTAPVTQEGLRVDGINDLFCVFKTTAPNQYNVNWISIGKQQSTGASQRAWKTVKTSFELVRSDIGGALQVRIPGTGEPYRLAVFNMNGQRVINPVSVAGGNVFTLSSGKGNISSGKYVLLIKGKSGSFQVPFVY, encoded by the coding sequence ATGAGGAATCCTAAGTGCTTTCCGGGCAGGACTGTAACAGTTTTTTACATGATAATGGCAATAGCGCTGATACCGTTGCCAATTAAAGCCGATAATCAGCTTATCCCCGGAAATGAGGGGACTTCTGATCCTGCTCCGATGGTTGAAGGGAATAAAGTATACCTGTATTGTACCGTGGATGCAATCGGAAACGGGGATCTCTCAATTTATGATATCACTTGTTACTCCACAGAAGACCTTTATCACTGGAAATATGAGGGCGTTGTGCTCACCGAGAAGGATATCCCCTGGGCAGCAAAAATCGGGAATCTGTGGGCACCTCATTGCATAAAGCTTGGCGGGAAGTTTCATCTATACTTTCCGGCAAATGATGGGAGGACTTTCCGTATTGGTCATGCCGTTGCAGATTCCCCAACCGGGCCTTTTGTTCCTGATCGCAACTACATGGCAGGGTGCGGGTCAGATGCCATAGATCCTTTTGTTCTCCTTGACACCGCAGATGGCGGGACGGGAAAAGCGTATATCGGCTGGGATATTGTTGGGAGAACGCCCAACCAGGTTTATCTGAAAGAATTGAATTCGACATACAGTGATGCCATAGGAAATTCCTACGATATTACCCAGGGTTTAGGATCATCCACAAGGTACAAAGAGGGAATATGGATCATAAAGCAGAACAACTTGTGGTATTGTATTCTGGCTGACTGGACAGGAGCAGTTGAATCGATCACCTACTCTACTTCAACAAGTCTCTTTGGCCCATATACGAAACGGGGCACAATTTTAAATGAGAACACAAACAGCGCAACAATACATGCGGGGGTGGTCCACTTTCTTGGGAAATGGGTGATATTCTATCATACGGGTGGTAATGAATTCGGAGGGACAATCAATACAGGGACAAAGAGGGTCACGGGAGCGGAATATTTTGACTTTAATAAGTCAGGTAATCCATGGACCATTCCACAGCTTAAAAAAACTTACAGGGGTGTAGGGGTTCCTTTCAGTTATGATACAATTCAGATAGACCGTCATTCACCGTCCGGAATAAGCGGTGCGCGGGTAAGTGTTGTTGGTGGAGGTGAACCTAGGGGATGGATGGTGTCAAATATCAGCAATGATGGTTATATAAGGTATAATGAAGTCGATTTCTCCACTACAGACAAGAGTTCGGGTAATATTATGGCCAGGGTAGCCTCGGTGAGCTCCGGGGGAGCGATCGAGGTGCGTGCAGGCAGCCGTACAGGAACACTGCTGGGTACAGTCCAGGTCCCCTCAACGGGTGGATTGACAAAATGGCAGACAGTCACTGCGCCGGTCACCCAGGAAGGGTTGAGGGTAGATGGAATAAACGATCTTTTCTGTGTTTTCAAGACAACCGCTCCCAATCAGTACAATGTCAACTGGATAAGCATAGGAAAGCAGCAGTCTACAGGTGCATCGCAGAGAGCATGGAAAACAGTCAAGACCTCCTTTGAACTGGTCAGGTCAGATATCGGTGGAGCATTGCAGGTGAGAATCCCGGGAACCGGTGAACCATACAGACTTGCCGTTTTTAACATGAACGGACAGAGGGTGATAAATCCGGTCAGTGTGGCCGGAGGGAATGTTTTTACATTATCATCGGGGAAAGGAAACATTTCCTCCGGTAAGTATGTTCTGTTGATAAAAGGAAAATCGGGCAGTTTTCAGGTGCCGTTTGTTTACTGA